The DNA region TtagtgtgtgcacgtgcacgtgcgaGTGCACGTCTGCCCTGGCACATGTATCTGTGACCACTGTGTCAGTTCTTTCCTTATCCTCTGTGGAccccaggaattgaacttgggctGTCAGACGTGACGACAGGTACTACCCGCTGAGCTAACACAATAGCCCCATGACCTGTGTTCCTAACCATGGCCTCCTATTCCTCTGCTTGACTCTGGGATGTACTTTCTCATGCTGCAGTATATGCGAAATCCCAGTGGTTTTCTGTAGCTATGTATGCTTTCTCTATAAGAGGTTATCACTAGGGATAGAGGcatggttcagtggtagaacgCTCGCCTACCatgtacaaggctctgggttcaatccccagcactgtggagaaaaaaagagaaacctaACGGGAATAGGTCACCTGTAAAGTCCTTTCACACCTATGGTTATTACTCCCCATGACAGAGGACACCAAGTGACAGGCACGTGGCATCCCTCCAGGCAGACAGGTGGTTCCTTATACTCACTTTCTCCCCACGTCAAGGCCTGTCTTCAGGATGACGTCGTACCGGAAGGACTGCACCACCTTTTCCAGGTCTTTGTAGTCCTTCACCACACCGGGCTCATCCTCAAGCTCCTCCTCCTGTTCGCTCCTCTCGGGGTGACTGGTCTCCTCGTCGGAGTCCTCTTCGTCTGCCTCTTTTTGCAGGGTCTTTTTCGTAGATTTTTTGGAGTTTATATTGCTTTTGAGTCgtatagaaaatggaaaaatatattctGGAGATAGTAAAAGCTCTGGGAGTCGCAGAGAGAAAATGTTACGGAAAAGTGTTTTATAATTTGATGTGTTTAACTTGGTACTGGAGAAATACAAGTATCGGTTCCAGGAAGCACAAAGTTTGTGTGACGATGTCCCCTGAATCACTCCCCAGAGTCTGGCCCAGGCATCTGGCTTCCTTAGAGCACCCGTGAGCAGTCTGACACCGGGCACAGCCATGCTGCTCAGACCTGCAAAGGAAAACAGTGGCGCATTGTCACGGTGCTGCAGAGCTGTGCACACAGGCTGTGCACACAGGCATGAACACGCCTCAGGCACTACATA from Mus pahari chromosome 9, PAHARI_EIJ_v1.1, whole genome shotgun sequence includes:
- the C9H6orf203 gene encoding uncharacterized protein C6orf203 homolog → MAVPGVRLLTGALRKPDAWARLWGVIQGTSSHKLCASWNRYLYFSSTKLNTSNYKTLFRNIFSLRLPELLLSPEYIFPFSIRLKSNINSKKSTKKTLQKEADEEDSDEETSHPERSEQEEELEDEPGVVKDYKDLEKVVQSFRYDVILKTGLDVGRNKVEDAFYKGELRLNGEKLWKKSRTVKVGDTLDLITGENKDTGTEVVMRILLKKVYEEKTENDKHRVVLRRWKNLKLPKKTLSK